The Williamsia sp. DF01-3 genome has a window encoding:
- a CDS encoding DeoR/GlpR family DNA-binding transcription regulator, producing MYAEERQQAMAALIAQKGRMSVADLSDLYGVTTETVRRDLAALDRLGVIRRVHGGAVPASALTAIEVGTAEREHSRSGEKDRIGKAAMDQLPPVGGSILLDAGTTTARVAAHLPADMDLVIVTNSIPVAARVGGLGGSRLHLLGGRVRGITQAVVGDDALRTLASMRIDVAFVGTNGLSLRHGLSTPDSDEAAIKRAMVTSAHRVVVVADSSKVGREDLISFAPIDRVDVLITDSALRESDRAELLAHDVEVVTA from the coding sequence ATGTACGCAGAGGAGCGGCAGCAGGCCATGGCCGCGCTGATCGCGCAGAAAGGCCGCATGTCGGTCGCTGATCTGTCCGATCTGTACGGCGTGACAACCGAGACGGTGCGTCGCGATCTGGCGGCCCTCGACAGACTCGGGGTGATCCGACGGGTCCATGGTGGCGCAGTACCCGCATCCGCGCTCACAGCCATCGAGGTCGGCACGGCCGAACGCGAGCACAGTCGATCCGGAGAGAAGGACCGAATCGGCAAGGCGGCCATGGACCAGCTACCCCCGGTCGGCGGCAGCATCCTGCTCGACGCCGGGACGACCACGGCCCGAGTTGCTGCTCACCTCCCCGCCGACATGGACCTCGTCATCGTCACCAACTCCATCCCGGTCGCGGCCCGAGTGGGAGGCCTCGGTGGGTCACGCCTGCATCTGCTCGGTGGACGTGTCCGCGGGATCACCCAGGCAGTGGTCGGTGACGACGCGCTGCGAACGCTGGCGTCGATGCGGATCGACGTCGCCTTCGTCGGGACCAACGGACTCAGTCTGCGCCACGGGCTGTCCACTCCCGACAGCGATGAAGCCGCCATCAAGCGGGCGATGGTCACCAGTGCGCACCGCGTCGTGGTGGTTGCTGATTCGTCGAAGGTCGGCCGAGAAGACCTGATCAGTTTCGCCCCGATCGACAGGGTCGACGTCCTCATCACCGACAGCGCCCTGCGCGAGTCGGATCGCGCCGAACTGCTTGCGCACGACGTCGAGGTGGTGACGGCATGA
- a CDS encoding 1-phosphofructokinase family hexose kinase → MIVTLTANPSIDRTINLTGPLQRGAVHRASAATSHPGGKGVNVSRVVTAAGKRSIAVLPGNSSEPILLALDEAGIDHRGISHPGTARVNLTVTEPDGTTTKINEPGAALPPETLAALTACLQDLAGSAVWVVLSGSLPPGVPADWYADLVTALRVGPTQIAVDTSDEPLLALAARFPSAAPDLIKPNATELGQLTGLDGAELELAAEHGDPLPTARAARSLIEAGGPRAVLATLGAAGAVLVNDEGAWHATTPPIAPRSTVGAGDSSLAGYLLADLQNAGPADRLAWAVSYGSAAAALPGTALPSPHHTQPGAVTVTALNPVIGNH, encoded by the coding sequence ATGATCGTCACCCTCACCGCCAATCCGAGCATCGACCGCACAATCAATCTGACCGGGCCACTCCAGCGCGGCGCAGTACATCGCGCATCGGCAGCGACCTCCCATCCCGGAGGCAAGGGCGTCAATGTCTCCCGCGTCGTCACGGCTGCAGGCAAGCGTTCGATCGCGGTGTTGCCCGGCAACTCCAGTGAGCCGATCCTGCTGGCATTGGACGAGGCAGGAATCGACCATCGCGGTATCTCGCACCCGGGAACAGCCCGGGTCAACCTCACGGTCACCGAACCCGACGGCACGACAACAAAGATCAACGAGCCAGGGGCAGCCCTGCCACCGGAAACGCTGGCAGCCCTGACGGCTTGCCTGCAGGACCTGGCCGGCTCCGCGGTGTGGGTCGTGTTGTCCGGGTCGCTACCCCCTGGTGTCCCGGCCGATTGGTACGCCGACCTCGTCACAGCGCTCCGCGTCGGGCCGACCCAGATCGCAGTGGACACCTCCGATGAACCGCTGCTCGCCCTCGCGGCCCGGTTCCCCTCGGCCGCACCCGATCTCATCAAACCGAACGCAACCGAACTCGGTCAGCTCACCGGCCTGGACGGCGCCGAGCTCGAACTCGCCGCCGAACACGGGGACCCGTTGCCGACCGCCCGGGCCGCGAGATCGTTGATCGAGGCCGGCGGCCCGCGTGCCGTGCTGGCAACTCTGGGCGCCGCAGGAGCCGTTCTCGTCAACGACGAAGGCGCGTGGCACGCAACAACTCCCCCGATCGCGCCGCGCAGCACGGTCGGAGCCGGCGATTCTTCGCTGGCCGGATATCTACTCGCCGATCTGCAAAATGCCGGACCGGCCGACCGCCTCGCATGGGCGGTCTCGTATGGCAGCGCCGCAGCAGCGCTACCGGGAACGGCTTTGCCGAGTCCGCACCACACCCAGCCCGGCGCCGTGACAGTCACCGCGCTCAACCCGGTCATCGGCAACCACTGA
- a CDS encoding fructose-specific PTS transporter subunit EIIC yields MSHPTIRAGSAPAIISPELIALDADLGTTKDAVIDALAHRLAADGRTSDVDALKAAALARESQSATGLPGGIAIPHCRDASIAAASLGFARLSPKVDFGAPDGPADLVFLIAAPEGAGSEHMKLLSSLARALVKPAFVASLRAAATPTDVVALVEEVLAPATPPGPTASAASTPAASAATTDPADTKPTDTNSSDVPNKTLVAVTACPTGIAHTYMAADSLVAAGERAGVTVHVETQGSSGSTPLAAQIIADAGAVIFATDVGVKGRERFAGKPVVASGVKRAINEPDAMVTEALRASLDPSAAKVAGDAAAGNDGASATTGIGWGTRLRQILLTGVSYMIPFVAAGGLLIALGFLLAGYEITDTAEKITLDNSLTQLPDGGLKTYLGAVLFQLGSLAFSFLVPALAGYIAFAIADRPGLAPGFTAGAVAVFVGAGFIGGLVGGLIAGFAALWIGRIGVPQWARGLMPVVVIPLFASLIVGVLMFVVLGKPLAAVTDGLTDWLNGLSGSSAILLGIILGLMMCFDLGGPVNKAAYAFAVAGLSVTDDASLKIMAAVMAAGMGPPLAMALASTVRPSLFTDAERENGKAAWLLGASFISEGAIPFAAADPLRVIPSMMAGGAVTGGLIMATGATLSAPHGGIFVSFAIGGIGWFFLSLAIGTAVSAACVVGAKQLIKPRKPQAAKSKVLATA; encoded by the coding sequence ATGTCCCACCCGACGATCCGAGCCGGTTCCGCACCGGCGATCATCAGCCCGGAACTGATCGCGCTCGACGCCGATCTGGGCACCACCAAAGATGCTGTCATCGACGCGCTGGCACACCGGCTCGCAGCAGACGGCCGCACGTCCGACGTGGATGCGCTCAAAGCCGCTGCCCTGGCACGTGAGTCCCAGTCGGCCACCGGCCTGCCGGGCGGCATCGCCATCCCTCATTGCCGGGATGCGTCGATCGCCGCCGCATCTCTCGGTTTCGCCCGCCTGTCGCCGAAGGTCGACTTCGGCGCGCCGGACGGCCCTGCCGACCTCGTGTTCCTGATTGCCGCACCCGAAGGCGCCGGTTCCGAGCACATGAAGCTGCTGTCCAGTCTTGCGCGCGCATTGGTCAAGCCGGCATTCGTGGCGTCGCTGCGAGCAGCAGCCACTCCCACCGACGTGGTCGCTCTTGTGGAGGAGGTACTCGCGCCCGCCACACCACCGGGCCCGACGGCGTCGGCCGCCTCGACCCCAGCCGCTTCGGCGGCCACCACCGACCCTGCCGACACGAAGCCGACCGACACCAACAGCTCCGACGTGCCGAACAAGACCCTCGTCGCGGTGACGGCGTGCCCGACCGGCATCGCGCACACCTATATGGCGGCCGACTCCCTGGTCGCCGCGGGCGAGCGGGCCGGCGTGACCGTTCATGTCGAAACGCAGGGCTCGAGTGGCAGCACTCCCCTTGCGGCCCAGATCATCGCCGATGCGGGGGCGGTCATCTTCGCCACGGACGTCGGCGTGAAAGGCCGTGAGCGATTCGCGGGCAAGCCGGTGGTGGCGTCCGGGGTCAAGCGGGCGATCAATGAGCCGGACGCCATGGTCACCGAGGCGCTGCGAGCCAGCCTCGATCCGTCCGCGGCCAAGGTGGCAGGTGACGCGGCCGCCGGCAACGACGGCGCATCCGCGACCACCGGTATCGGTTGGGGTACACGTCTACGGCAGATCCTGCTGACCGGCGTGAGCTACATGATCCCGTTCGTCGCCGCCGGAGGTCTGCTCATCGCCTTGGGCTTCTTGCTCGCGGGCTACGAGATCACCGACACCGCCGAGAAGATCACTCTCGACAACTCTTTGACACAACTGCCTGATGGTGGACTGAAGACCTACCTCGGCGCAGTGCTCTTCCAACTCGGATCGCTCGCGTTCAGCTTCCTGGTCCCGGCGCTCGCCGGGTACATCGCCTTCGCGATAGCCGACAGGCCCGGACTGGCCCCCGGCTTCACCGCCGGTGCGGTCGCGGTGTTCGTCGGTGCCGGTTTCATCGGTGGCCTCGTCGGTGGCCTGATCGCGGGCTTTGCCGCTCTGTGGATCGGCCGGATCGGCGTACCCCAATGGGCTCGCGGACTGATGCCCGTGGTGGTCATCCCGCTCTTCGCCTCGCTGATCGTCGGTGTCCTGATGTTCGTGGTGCTCGGCAAGCCGCTCGCCGCGGTCACCGACGGGTTGACCGACTGGCTCAACGGGCTCTCCGGTTCCTCGGCAATCCTGCTCGGAATCATCCTCGGTCTGATGATGTGCTTCGATCTCGGCGGTCCGGTCAACAAGGCCGCATATGCGTTCGCTGTGGCAGGCCTGTCCGTCACCGATGACGCGTCGCTGAAGATCATGGCCGCTGTGATGGCTGCCGGCATGGGTCCCCCGCTGGCGATGGCATTGGCTTCGACTGTTCGACCCAGCTTGTTCACCGACGCAGAACGGGAGAACGGCAAAGCGGCATGGCTCTTGGGTGCCTCGTTCATCTCCGAGGGCGCAATCCCGTTTGCGGCAGCCGACCCACTGCGTGTCATCCCCTCGATGATGGCCGGCGGAGCAGTCACCGGAGGATTGATCATGGCCACCGGTGCCACCTTGAGCGCGCCACACGGCGGCATCTTCGTGTCGTTTGCGATCGGGGGAATCGGCTGGTTCTTCCTGTCGCTGGCCATCGGCACCGCGGTCTCGGCCGCGTGTGTCGTCGGAGCCAAGCAGCTGATCAAGCCGCGTAAGCCACAGGCGGCGAAGTCGAAGGTTCTCGCCACCGCCTGA
- a CDS encoding HPr family phosphocarrier protein, which translates to MPSTNVPVGSSVGLHARPAAVIAEAVAEAGVPVTLSVAGGEPVDAGSALLIMTLGATAGTEVTVESEDQAALDTIAKLVASDLDA; encoded by the coding sequence ATGCCCAGCACCAACGTCCCAGTCGGTTCGTCAGTCGGCCTGCACGCCCGCCCCGCCGCGGTCATCGCCGAAGCAGTCGCCGAAGCCGGTGTCCCGGTGACTCTTTCGGTCGCAGGCGGCGAACCGGTGGATGCCGGATCGGCCCTGCTCATCATGACCCTCGGCGCCACCGCCGGCACCGAGGTCACCGTCGAGAGCGAAGACCAGGCTGCACTGGACACCATTGCCAAACTGGTGGCGTCCGACCTCGACGCCTGA
- a CDS encoding ATP-binding domain-containing protein, giving the protein MRRNTQSRLASALRDTGGTPQARSERESYERLYTDDLTKFDAAEHNLYFGRLDLETGEVRRIGRIGILDDDEQDSTLLLDWRAPMSRPFYLATPASPEGVQVRRHIRTRNRKITAVNDERLDMTELEDADTTGHGDVVNESALINALNAARTGHMTDIVETIQREQDEIIRASHRGVLVVQGGPGTGKTAVALHRAAYLLYTYRDTLARSGVLIVGPNTTFLNYIGQVLPSLGESGVLLSTVGDLYPGVRASLTDNPVATTLKGDLAIVDVLRQAVRDRQELPKSPIELRFDGYPLTISSKVIQRARGRARSSRRPHNHARSVFLRSAFDSLAQQHAERIGASLIDGSQLLSNMDIADIRDEMRADPDINAALAHFWPQLSPQVVLADLLTSPERIASATPTWSDSERQSILRTQRGGFSAADAPLLDELAEIIGVDDDGDEERERAQWRQKLSEAQDALDILTGSAPQDLEDELDPEILMAYDLIDAEQLAARQTTRVALTTAERAYNDRTWAFGHVIVDEAQELSAMAWRMIMRRIPNRWMTVIGDTAQTGDPAGTTSWDEVLSPYVARRWRKYDLTVNYRTPSEIMAVAAPILERIDPDMAAPNSIRSSGTAPTFERTSVDDLPATAAKLATASLDGIAAIIAPDGLVDQIRAVTGEIEDSPELSVLTVAQSKGLEFDRTVVVEPAMIVGQSARGWGDLYVALTRATQQLAIVHNAELPEPLRAPAQTV; this is encoded by the coding sequence ATGCGCCGCAACACCCAGTCGCGGTTGGCGTCTGCCCTTCGCGATACCGGCGGAACGCCGCAGGCCCGGTCCGAGCGTGAGTCCTACGAGCGCCTCTACACCGACGATCTGACGAAGTTCGATGCCGCCGAACACAACCTCTACTTCGGTCGTCTCGATCTCGAGACCGGGGAGGTACGCCGTATCGGCCGTATCGGCATCCTGGACGACGATGAGCAGGACAGCACGCTGCTGCTCGACTGGCGCGCACCGATGAGCCGGCCGTTCTACCTGGCCACCCCGGCCTCTCCAGAGGGCGTGCAAGTCCGTCGCCACATCAGGACCCGCAACCGCAAGATCACCGCCGTCAACGACGAGCGGCTCGACATGACCGAACTCGAGGATGCCGACACCACCGGTCACGGCGACGTGGTGAACGAATCCGCCCTGATCAACGCCTTGAATGCCGCCCGCACCGGGCACATGACCGACATCGTCGAGACCATCCAGCGTGAGCAGGACGAGATCATCCGTGCCTCGCACCGCGGCGTCCTGGTGGTGCAGGGCGGACCGGGAACCGGGAAGACGGCGGTGGCCCTGCACCGTGCGGCGTATCTGCTGTACACCTACCGCGACACCCTCGCGCGCAGCGGTGTGCTCATCGTGGGCCCCAACACCACCTTCTTGAACTACATCGGTCAGGTGCTCCCCTCCCTCGGCGAGAGCGGCGTATTGCTGTCCACCGTCGGCGACCTCTACCCGGGCGTACGGGCGTCGCTGACCGACAACCCCGTCGCCACCACTCTCAAAGGCGACCTCGCGATCGTCGATGTACTGCGGCAGGCCGTACGTGATCGGCAGGAATTGCCGAAGTCGCCTATCGAGCTGAGGTTCGACGGCTACCCACTCACGATCAGCAGCAAGGTGATCCAGCGCGCCAGGGGCCGGGCACGATCGTCTCGGCGCCCGCACAACCACGCTCGATCGGTCTTCCTGCGGTCGGCGTTCGACTCTCTGGCGCAGCAGCACGCCGAGCGGATCGGCGCAAGCCTGATCGACGGATCGCAGTTGCTGAGCAACATGGACATCGCCGACATCCGCGACGAGATGCGGGCCGATCCCGACATCAATGCCGCCCTGGCGCACTTCTGGCCGCAGCTCTCACCACAGGTGGTGCTGGCGGACCTGTTGACGTCCCCCGAGCGGATTGCCTCCGCAACCCCGACATGGTCCGACAGCGAGCGTCAATCCATCCTGCGAACACAGCGCGGCGGATTCAGCGCGGCCGACGCGCCGTTGCTCGACGAGCTCGCGGAGATCATCGGCGTCGACGACGACGGTGACGAAGAACGTGAGCGGGCCCAGTGGCGACAGAAGCTGTCCGAGGCACAGGACGCCCTCGACATCCTGACCGGTTCGGCACCGCAAGACCTCGAAGACGAGCTGGACCCCGAGATCTTGATGGCCTACGACCTGATCGACGCCGAGCAGCTCGCTGCGCGACAGACCACCAGGGTTGCCCTGACGACCGCGGAGCGCGCCTACAACGACCGGACGTGGGCCTTCGGTCACGTGATCGTCGACGAGGCCCAGGAATTGTCGGCAATGGCCTGGCGAATGATCATGCGCCGCATACCGAACCGCTGGATGACGGTCATCGGCGACACCGCACAGACCGGGGATCCGGCGGGCACGACGTCATGGGACGAAGTCCTCAGTCCCTACGTGGCACGGCGCTGGCGTAAGTACGACCTGACGGTGAACTACCGGACGCCCAGCGAGATCATGGCGGTGGCCGCGCCGATCCTCGAACGCATCGACCCCGACATGGCCGCCCCGAACTCGATTCGATCGAGCGGAACGGCCCCGACGTTCGAGCGAACGTCGGTCGACGACCTTCCGGCCACCGCGGCCAAGCTGGCCACGGCATCACTCGACGGCATTGCAGCGATCATTGCGCCGGACGGACTGGTGGACCAGATCCGGGCGGTGACCGGAGAGATCGAGGACTCACCCGAGCTGTCGGTACTGACCGTGGCGCAGTCCAAGGGATTGGAGTTCGACCGCACGGTGGTGGTCGAACCGGCCATGATCGTCGGCCAGTCGGCCCGTGGGTGGGGCGACCTCTACGTGGCGCTGACCCGGGCAACTCAGCAGTTGGCGATTGTGCACAACGCCGAGTTGCCCGAACCGCTCCGGGCGCCTGCTCAGACCGTGTGA
- a CDS encoding universal stress protein, producing MSAYQTVVVGTDGSESSMQAVERAGAISGDKAQLIIACAYFPTDDRDVSAVSDVLKEEAYQVHGSAPTEEILRTARERAAYAGGGNISTRPVVGSPVDALLNLVADSKADLLVVGNKGLNSIAGRLLGSVPADVARKSKCDVLIVHTV from the coding sequence ATGAGCGCATACCAGACCGTCGTTGTGGGAACCGATGGTTCTGAATCGTCGATGCAGGCGGTTGAGCGGGCAGGCGCGATCAGTGGTGACAAAGCGCAACTGATCATCGCTTGCGCCTACTTTCCGACCGACGATCGTGACGTTTCCGCAGTCTCGGATGTGCTCAAGGAAGAGGCGTACCAGGTCCACGGATCTGCGCCCACCGAAGAGATCCTGCGAACCGCGCGCGAGCGTGCGGCCTACGCCGGGGGCGGCAACATCTCCACCCGGCCCGTGGTCGGATCACCAGTCGACGCACTGCTGAACCTCGTTGCCGACAGCAAGGCCGATCTGCTTGTCGTCGGTAACAAGGGTCTGAACTCGATCGCAGGACGGCTGCTGGGTTCGGTGCCCGCCGATGTTGCGCGCAAGTCGAAGTGTGACGTCCTGATCGTTCACACGGTCTGA
- the uvrB gene encoding excinuclease ABC subunit UvrB yields the protein MAFAAEHPVVAHSEFRPVGEIERSHAPFQVVSDHKPAGDQPTAIKELERRLRAGEKDVVLLGATGTGKSATTAWLIEKVQRPTLVMAPNKTLAAQLANELRDMLPHNSVEYFVSYYDYYQPEAYIAQTDTYIEKDSSINDDVERLRHSATFNLLSRRDVVVVASVSCIYGLGTPQSYLDRSVHLDVGQEVDRDALLRLLVDVQYTRNDVSFTRGSFRVRGDTVEIIPSYEELAVRIEFFGDEIEALYYLHPLTGDVVRQVENLRIFPATHYVAGPDRMERAIASIEAELEERLAELEGKGKLLEAQRLRMRTNYDVEMMRQVGFCSGIENYSRHIDGRGPGTAPATLIDYFPEDFLLVIDESHVTVPQIGAMYEGDMSRKRNLVDFGFRLPSAVDNRPLTWSEFVDRIGQTVYLSATPGPYELGQANGEFVEQVIRPTGLVDPQVVVKPTKGQIDDLVHEIKLRTDKDERVLVTTLTKKMSEDLTDYLLELGIRVRYLHSEVDTLRRVELLRQLRTGEYDVLVGINLLREGLDLPEVSLVAILDADKEGFLRSTTSLIQTIGRAARNVSGEVHMYADKITDSMRNAIDETDRRREKQIAYNKKMGVDPQPLRKKIADILDQVYEEAEDNAVAIGGSGRNSSRGRRAQGEPGRSSSSSGVIDSRDVSAMPRAELADLIAALTDQMMNAARDLQFELAGRLRDEIADLKKELRGMDAAGIR from the coding sequence ATGGCTTTTGCAGCAGAACATCCGGTCGTTGCGCACTCAGAATTCCGGCCGGTCGGGGAGATCGAGCGGTCACACGCACCTTTTCAGGTGGTCAGTGACCACAAGCCGGCCGGCGACCAGCCGACCGCGATCAAAGAACTCGAGCGGCGTCTGCGTGCTGGAGAGAAGGACGTGGTGCTGCTCGGTGCCACCGGTACCGGTAAATCCGCGACCACGGCCTGGCTGATCGAGAAGGTACAACGCCCGACCCTGGTGATGGCGCCCAACAAGACACTTGCCGCGCAGCTCGCCAACGAGCTGCGGGACATGTTGCCGCACAATTCAGTTGAGTACTTCGTCTCGTACTACGACTACTACCAGCCTGAGGCGTACATCGCTCAAACCGACACCTACATCGAGAAGGACTCCTCGATCAACGACGATGTCGAGCGATTGCGGCACTCGGCCACGTTCAACCTGCTGTCGCGGCGGGATGTTGTGGTGGTTGCCTCGGTGTCGTGCATCTACGGTCTCGGTACCCCGCAGTCATATCTCGACCGTTCGGTTCATCTGGACGTCGGCCAGGAGGTCGACCGGGATGCGTTGCTGCGGCTGCTCGTCGACGTGCAGTACACCCGCAACGACGTGAGTTTCACCCGCGGCAGCTTCCGGGTCCGCGGCGACACCGTCGAGATCATCCCGTCGTATGAGGAACTGGCGGTGAGGATCGAGTTCTTCGGCGACGAGATCGAGGCGTTGTACTACCTGCACCCTCTGACCGGTGACGTGGTGCGTCAGGTGGAGAACCTCCGCATCTTCCCGGCCACGCACTACGTCGCGGGGCCCGACCGAATGGAGCGGGCCATCGCCTCGATCGAGGCCGAACTCGAGGAGCGGCTCGCCGAACTCGAAGGCAAGGGCAAGCTGCTCGAGGCCCAGCGCCTGCGGATGCGCACCAACTACGACGTCGAGATGATGCGGCAGGTCGGGTTCTGTTCGGGCATCGAGAACTACTCGCGGCACATCGACGGCCGCGGCCCGGGTACCGCACCGGCAACACTCATCGACTATTTCCCCGAGGACTTCCTGCTTGTCATCGACGAGTCGCACGTCACGGTTCCGCAGATCGGCGCCATGTATGAGGGGGACATGTCGCGTAAACGCAACCTGGTTGATTTCGGTTTCCGTCTGCCATCGGCCGTGGACAACCGGCCACTCACGTGGAGTGAGTTCGTCGACCGGATCGGGCAGACGGTGTACTTGTCGGCCACGCCGGGCCCGTATGAGCTAGGCCAGGCAAACGGTGAGTTCGTCGAACAGGTGATCCGGCCTACCGGTCTCGTCGATCCGCAGGTGGTGGTCAAACCCACCAAGGGGCAGATCGACGACCTGGTGCATGAGATCAAGCTGCGCACCGACAAGGACGAACGCGTCTTGGTGACCACACTGACCAAGAAGATGTCCGAGGACCTCACCGACTACCTGCTGGAGCTGGGCATCCGGGTGCGATATCTCCACTCTGAGGTCGACACCCTTCGCCGCGTGGAACTCCTCCGGCAGCTGCGCACCGGTGAGTACGACGTCCTGGTCGGTATCAACCTGCTCCGCGAGGGGCTCGACCTTCCCGAGGTGTCGCTCGTGGCCATCCTCGACGCCGACAAGGAAGGGTTCCTGCGCAGCACCACCAGCCTCATCCAGACGATCGGCCGTGCGGCGCGAAACGTGTCCGGTGAAGTGCACATGTACGCCGACAAGATCACCGACTCGATGCGCAACGCAATCGACGAAACCGACCGCCGTCGCGAGAAGCAGATCGCCTACAACAAGAAGATGGGCGTCGACCCGCAGCCACTGCGCAAGAAGATCGCCGACATCCTCGACCAGGTGTACGAGGAAGCCGAGGACAACGCCGTCGCGATCGGTGGGTCGGGGCGCAACTCGAGTCGCGGTCGCCGGGCACAGGGCGAGCCCGGCCGGTCGTCGTCGTCTTCGGGTGTCATCGACTCGCGCGACGTCTCGGCCATGCCTCGTGCCGAGCTCGCGGACCTCATCGCGGCACTCACGGACCAGATGATGAATGCGGCGCGGGATCTGCAGTTCGAGCTCGCGGGCCGATTGCGAGACGAGATCGCGGACCTCAAGAAAGAGCTGCGTGGCATGGATGCAGCCGGAATCCGCTGA
- a CDS encoding DUF402 domain-containing protein: MAALHPPKHEVFDVAAGTNTDPKGFRRQVDTYRTTDFGLYMDRPADHAEFHRLQSWLLPGFGLRVSVFHYRAGFERDQRLYIDVGMFTGPDAHGRWHSEDWYLDLIDRPGRPLELEDVDELFDAHAAWLLPHDRAEAAVRIAARTMAGAAEHNHDVESWLAAQGAELSWD; the protein is encoded by the coding sequence ATGGCCGCGTTGCACCCACCCAAACACGAGGTCTTCGACGTCGCGGCGGGCACGAACACCGATCCGAAAGGCTTCCGGCGACAGGTGGACACCTACCGGACCACCGACTTCGGGCTCTACATGGACCGCCCTGCCGACCACGCCGAGTTCCACCGCCTGCAGTCCTGGTTGCTTCCAGGCTTCGGTCTACGCGTCAGCGTCTTCCATTACCGAGCCGGCTTCGAGCGTGATCAGCGGCTCTACATCGACGTCGGGATGTTCACCGGTCCCGACGCACACGGCCGCTGGCATTCCGAGGACTGGTACCTCGACCTGATCGACCGCCCCGGACGGCCGCTCGAGCTCGAGGACGTCGACGAGCTGTTCGACGCGCACGCGGCGTGGCTGTTGCCCCACGACCGGGCGGAAGCGGCAGTGCGCATCGCTGCACGCACGATGGCGGGTGCCGCCGAGCACAACCATGACGTCGAGTCCTGGCTGGCAGCGCAAGGCGCCGAACTGAGCTGGGACTGA
- the coaE gene encoding dephospho-CoA kinase, producing the protein MIRVGLTGGIGAGKSTVARTLVDRGAYIIDADVIAREVVAPGTDGLSQLVAAFGDDILAADGSLDRAALAAKAFVDDEQRKKLNAITHPLVGARAFELLEAAPDDAVVVQDIPLLVENGSAPFFHLVVIVHAAEEDRVARLTGQRGMPEADARARIKAQASEADRRAVADVWLDNSGGPDDLAALAHHLWDERLVPYERNVRSRTCARCPEIVVDHRPEWSLQATRLSNRLRLLGAEKIVGVTHVGPTASAGEKAADVLDFEVQLAPDVDPADLDDVLADGGFPALTPGLHANADPGRAVTIRLTTPS; encoded by the coding sequence GTGATTCGAGTAGGTCTGACCGGCGGTATCGGAGCCGGCAAGTCAACGGTGGCGCGCACTCTCGTCGATCGCGGTGCATACATCATCGACGCCGACGTGATCGCCCGCGAGGTGGTGGCTCCCGGCACCGACGGACTGTCCCAACTGGTCGCCGCATTCGGAGACGACATCTTGGCGGCGGACGGGAGTCTTGACCGGGCAGCCTTGGCCGCCAAAGCCTTTGTCGATGACGAGCAACGCAAGAAGCTCAACGCCATCACGCACCCATTGGTCGGTGCCCGCGCGTTCGAACTCCTCGAGGCCGCTCCGGATGACGCCGTGGTGGTCCAGGACATACCCCTGCTGGTCGAGAACGGCAGCGCTCCCTTCTTCCACCTCGTGGTCATCGTCCACGCTGCCGAAGAGGACAGGGTGGCGCGGTTGACCGGCCAGCGCGGTATGCCCGAAGCCGATGCCCGGGCGCGGATCAAGGCGCAGGCCTCCGAGGCGGACCGCCGCGCCGTCGCCGACGTATGGCTCGACAACAGTGGTGGCCCCGACGATCTGGCGGCCCTGGCGCACCACCTGTGGGACGAGAGGCTTGTTCCCTACGAACGCAACGTGCGCAGCCGGACGTGCGCCCGGTGTCCGGAGATCGTGGTGGATCACCGCCCGGAGTGGTCGCTCCAGGCCACCCGGTTGAGCAATCGGTTACGTCTTCTGGGTGCGGAGAAGATCGTGGGCGTCACCCACGTCGGACCAACGGCATCCGCCGGGGAAAAGGCCGCCGACGTTCTCGACTTCGAGGTACAGCTTGCCCCGGACGTCGATCCGGCCGATCTCGATGATGTCCTCGCCGATGGGGGTTTTCCGGCGCTGACACCCGGACTGCATGCCAACGCCGATCCCGGCCGCGCGGTCACCATCCGTCTGACCACCCCGAGCTGA